From the Homo sapiens chromosome 1, GRCh38.p14 Primary Assembly genome, one window contains:
- the LOC124900416 gene encoding LOW QUALITY PROTEIN: uncharacterized protein LOC124900416 (The sequence of the model RefSeq protein was modified relative to this genomic sequence to represent the inferred CDS: inserted 2 bases in 1 codon; deleted 2 bases in 1 codon), whose product MDEGPPHPALPRAARGRGGRRGQRLPGSPTLPSLSFSSAILLRSRSPGRCLTITSAAVSRPAQRPAASLAWXGGAALNPGGGRPLGGAGRGGGSERALSPFRATTLALGEDQRPRLPPGPRPCPSRPEAGAGLVPGLACCFITRSPTPPFPYFSSIWGQHARAHTPRPLLSCLCDVALLDFCC is encoded by the exons ATGGACGAGGGCCCACCCCACCCGGCGCTTCCCCGTGCAGCCCGGGGTCGCGGCGGGCGGCGAGGGCAGCGGCTCCCCGGCTCCCCTACCTTACCTTCCCTGTCCTTCTCGTCCGCCATCTTGCTGCGGAGCCGGTCGCCTGGGAGATGCCTAACGATAACCTCGGCCGCGGTGTCCCGGCCTGCTCAGCGCCCCGCGGCGAGCCTGGCCTG AGGAGGGGCCGCTCTGAATCCCGGGGGAGGAAGACCCttgggcggggcggggcggggaggaggCTCCGAG CGCGCCCTGTCCCCGTTTCGCGCCACGACCCTCGCGCTGGGGGAAGACCAGAGGCCCCGTCTGCCACCCGGCCCCCGGCCTTGTCCCTCCAGACCCGAGGCCGGAGCCGGACTTGTCCCGGGCCTAGCATGTTGCTTCATCACACGGTCCCCAACCCCTCCTTTCCCTTATTTCTCATCCATTTGGGGAcagcacgcgcgcgcacacacccCTCGCCCCCTCCTGTCCTGTTTGTGCGACGTGGCGTTGCTCGATTTTTGTTGTTAA